The following are from one region of the Streptomyces decoyicus genome:
- a CDS encoding transposase family protein, with the protein MEFSTLCDLGLPVPADASSLTSPAFEQLRPHPEVSRSDLPTLLERLAQVPDPRDPRGIRHPLVTLLALTSCAVLAGARSLLAVSEWVADAPPALLEHLGTAVAPLVPKRSWPAESTIRRLLARIDADALNRAVGAWLADRQTRGQELRGLAVDGNSLRGAARAKGRKIHLLAACDHVNVLVLAQMDVGEKTNEITRFRPLLDTLDARVVPTRGQGRGVGDWSPMAAAALRTSLPFEFLRTVITQVSDDSPPTRMVVEAIRTAPQGTDRDGLLMALLTGPLAQSAPEWLLTTAVESDLNREPLPHMTTARMDLTRIALSHPACPDTYRARILQACTETRLGALGRSGGGAHPRHRR; encoded by the coding sequence ATGGAGTTCTCTACGCTCTGTGACCTTGGACTGCCCGTGCCTGCCGACGCATCATCCCTGACCTCCCCCGCCTTTGAACAGCTCAGACCGCATCCGGAAGTGTCCAGGAGCGATCTTCCGACTCTGCTGGAACGCCTCGCGCAGGTCCCGGACCCGCGGGATCCGCGGGGAATAAGGCACCCTCTCGTGACGCTCCTGGCACTGACGTCCTGCGCGGTCCTCGCCGGAGCGCGATCCCTGCTCGCGGTGAGTGAATGGGTCGCCGACGCACCGCCGGCCCTGCTCGAACATCTCGGCACGGCCGTCGCCCCGCTGGTTCCGAAACGGTCCTGGCCCGCGGAATCCACGATCCGGCGACTGCTCGCCAGAATCGACGCGGACGCCCTGAACCGGGCGGTCGGAGCCTGGCTCGCGGACCGGCAGACCAGGGGACAAGAGCTGCGAGGGCTCGCGGTCGACGGGAATTCGCTGCGGGGTGCGGCCCGCGCGAAGGGACGGAAGATCCACCTCCTGGCCGCCTGCGACCACGTGAACGTACTGGTCCTGGCCCAGATGGACGTCGGTGAGAAGACCAACGAGATCACCCGCTTCCGGCCTCTGCTCGACACCCTCGACGCCCGAGTAGTTCCGACCAGAGGCCAGGGGCGCGGTGTTGGAGATTGGAGTCCGATGGCCGCGGCGGCGTTGCGTACGTCTCTCCCTTTCGAGTTCCTGCGTACGGTCATCACGCAGGTGTCCGACGACTCCCCGCCCACACGCATGGTTGTCGAGGCGATACGCACGGCACCCCAGGGCACGGACCGCGACGGCCTACTCATGGCCCTGCTCACGGGACCGCTCGCACAGTCGGCGCCCGAGTGGCTGTTGACCACGGCGGTGGAGAGCGATCTCAATCGCGAACCGCTGCCGCACATGACGACCGCCCGCATGGACTTGACCCGCATCGCCCTCTCTCACCCGGCTTGCCCGGATACATACAGGGCACGGATTCTGCAGGCGTGCACTGAGACGCGGCTCGGTGCACTTGGCCGGAGCGGCGGTGGAGCTCATCCACGCCACCGTCGCTGA
- a CDS encoding ParA family protein: protein MNLKPGVGKTTSAVWLAHALHESGLSPLLVDGDPASSALRWSELAGGFPFPVIALPVGDVHRRVNDFLGNRQAVVLDAPQLEDHPRITRSIMRYAGEWIVPVTPAPIELDRMAPILGEMADVQSLRAEPARTAVLLNRTNRPDATRTGPDADAREALTERGFEVLDTQIARLDLYAQSFGNPVQAKGSAYMDFAEELIKRQDEA, encoded by the coding sequence GTGAACCTCAAGCCCGGCGTCGGAAAGACGACGAGTGCTGTGTGGCTGGCCCACGCGCTTCATGAGTCGGGGCTGTCGCCGCTGCTGGTCGACGGTGACCCAGCCTCTTCCGCGCTGCGCTGGAGCGAGCTGGCCGGTGGCTTTCCGTTTCCGGTGATCGCCCTGCCGGTGGGGGATGTCCACCGGCGCGTGAACGACTTCCTCGGCAACCGGCAGGCCGTCGTGCTCGATGCGCCCCAGCTGGAGGACCATCCCCGCATTACCCGCAGCATCATGAGGTACGCCGGCGAGTGGATCGTGCCCGTGACCCCCGCCCCCATCGAACTGGACCGGATGGCACCCATCCTCGGAGAGATGGCGGACGTGCAGTCCCTGCGTGCCGAGCCGGCCCGCACGGCGGTCTTGCTCAATCGCACCAACCGTCCGGATGCCACGCGCACCGGGCCCGATGCCGATGCTCGTGAGGCACTTACCGAGCGGGGTTTCGAGGTGCTGGACACCCAGATCGCGCGGCTCGACCTGTACGCCCAGTCATTCGGGAACCCGGTCCAGGCCAAGGGGTCGGCGTACATGGACTTCGCGGAGGAACTGATCAAGCGTCAGGATGAGGCATGA
- a CDS encoding DUF6234 family protein yields MLLIAVLILAVLAAIFRARWTVITHLLVALPHHRAVRCTVELARHGQATLAAATPSEGLTPAGRPGDPEEVAEEAIDWLLSPAASYVNGAVLTVDGGVTTVGVGRAAFDHRIEARTPRL; encoded by the coding sequence ATGCTGCTGATCGCCGTACTCATCCTGGCAGTTCTCGCAGCAATCTTCCGTGCCCGCTGGACGGTGATCACACACTTGCTGGTGGCCCTCCCACATCACCGAGCAGTCCGCTGCACTGTCGAATTGGCGAGACACGGCCAGGCCACGCTCGCCGCTGCCACTCCGTCGGAGGGGCTGACTCCCGCCGGGCGGCCGGGTGATCCGGAAGAGGTCGCCGAGGAGGCGATCGACTGGCTACTGTCGCCCGCCGCGTCCTACGTCAACGGGGCCGTCCTCACCGTCGACGGCGGGGTGACCACGGTCGGCGTCGGCCGTGCCGCCTTCGACCACCGGATCGAGGCGCGCACCCCACGCCTGTAG
- a CDS encoding DedA family protein: MDKVALTAAGLYAIVLLRAGGTFAVGWLAGAGARRGRLAERISTPKFRRAERAIQRWGAPVVAASFLTIGFQTAANFLAGSMHMPLSRYLPALFVGGAGWALAYATVGIGALELLARLFAEQTVIGVGAVTVLLLAMSGVMVYRRRRAASTSSNPVADES, translated from the coding sequence GTGGATAAGGTCGCGCTCACAGCTGCCGGTCTCTACGCCATCGTCCTGCTGCGTGCCGGAGGGACCTTCGCCGTCGGCTGGCTCGCCGGGGCCGGTGCCAGGCGTGGCAGGCTCGCGGAGCGGATCTCCACGCCCAAGTTCCGACGCGCCGAGCGGGCGATTCAGCGGTGGGGCGCACCGGTGGTGGCCGCCTCCTTCCTGACCATCGGATTCCAGACCGCTGCCAACTTCCTCGCGGGGAGTATGCACATGCCGCTGTCGCGCTACCTCCCCGCACTGTTCGTGGGCGGAGCGGGCTGGGCGCTGGCATACGCGACGGTCGGGATCGGCGCGCTGGAACTGCTGGCAAGGCTGTTTGCCGAGCAGACGGTGATCGGTGTGGGCGCGGTCACCGTGCTCCTCCTCGCGATGAGCGGCGTGATGGTGTACCGGCGTAGAAGAGCTGCCTCGACCAGCAGCAACCCTGTGGCCGACGAATCCTGA
- the rph gene encoding rifamycin-inactivating phosphotransferase: MIEQYVWDLQEVDETQVAVVGGKGAHLGGLSRIEGIRVPGGFCVTTDAFRRIMAEAPSIDDRLDELSRVNPDDREAIRTLSAQIRRTIEGIAIPGDLAAAITRALAGLGEQAAYAVRSSATAEDLPTASFAGQQDTYLNVVGPAAILQHISRCWASLFTERAVTYRQRNGIDHRTVRMAVVVQQMVFPQAAGILFTADPVTGNRKVATVDAGFGLGEALVSGLVNPDVFKVRDGEIVARTIAAKQCAVHALPAGGTQEVAIDAQRQEQPALTDAQVVQLVQLGRRIEAHFGRPQDIEWCLADDGVGFQIVQSRPITTLFPIPIPETGDQENHVYVSVGHQQMMTDPMKPLGFSMWQLTAMVPMHEAGGRLFVDVARRLASPASRAALLDVMGRGDPLIRDALETVLGRDDFVPSLPDAGPGGPPAGGASAPIETDPAIVTELIERSQVSIAALERDIRTKTGPALFDFLLEAFEEHKRVLSDPLSMQAIMAGMEATWWLNDKLQEWLGEKNAADTLTLSAPDNVTSEMGLALLDVADVIRPLSEVVTFLRAVEDVGYVGYVENTAFLDELAKLPGGTEARDAIETYLDRYGMRCVGEIDITRPRWRERPTTLVPVILDNVRNFEPGAAERRFEQGRQKAQKKEQEVLSRLRALPDGDRKADEAKRMIDRVRTFIGYREYPKYGIVSRYFVYKQALLEEAERLVQAGVLPEKEDVFYLTFQEFHDAVRSNQVDGRLIQRRKEAFRSYHALTPPRVLTSEGEAVTGAYRRDDVPAGALVGLPVSAGTIEGRARVILDMAEADLEAGDILVTPFTDPSWSPLFVGIAGLVTEVGGLMTHGAVIAREYGLPAIVGVEQATRLIRDGQRIRVHGTDGYVEILP, from the coding sequence ATGATCGAGCAGTACGTGTGGGATCTTCAAGAGGTTGACGAGACGCAGGTCGCGGTCGTCGGCGGCAAGGGCGCGCACCTGGGCGGGCTGTCGCGGATCGAAGGCATCCGCGTGCCGGGGGGCTTTTGTGTGACGACGGACGCCTTCCGGCGGATCATGGCGGAAGCGCCGTCGATCGACGATCGGCTCGATGAGTTGTCGCGCGTGAACCCGGACGACCGGGAGGCGATCCGCACGCTCAGCGCGCAGATCCGCCGGACCATCGAAGGGATCGCCATCCCGGGCGATCTCGCGGCGGCGATCACCCGCGCGCTCGCCGGGCTCGGCGAGCAAGCCGCCTACGCCGTCCGGTCCAGCGCGACGGCAGAGGACCTGCCGACGGCCTCCTTCGCCGGCCAGCAGGACACGTACCTGAACGTCGTGGGGCCGGCGGCGATCCTCCAGCACATCAGCCGGTGCTGGGCCTCGCTGTTCACCGAGCGGGCCGTGACCTACCGCCAGCGGAACGGCATCGACCACCGTACGGTCCGGATGGCCGTGGTCGTGCAGCAGATGGTCTTCCCGCAAGCGGCCGGCATCCTGTTCACGGCCGACCCCGTCACGGGCAACCGGAAGGTCGCCACCGTGGATGCCGGCTTCGGCCTCGGCGAGGCTCTGGTCTCCGGCCTGGTGAACCCGGACGTCTTCAAGGTGCGAGACGGCGAAATCGTCGCCAGGACGATCGCCGCCAAACAGTGTGCCGTGCACGCCCTGCCGGCCGGCGGTACCCAGGAAGTGGCGATCGACGCGCAGCGGCAGGAGCAGCCTGCGCTGACGGATGCGCAGGTCGTGCAGCTCGTACAGCTCGGGCGGCGGATCGAAGCGCACTTCGGCCGCCCGCAGGACATCGAATGGTGTCTGGCAGACGACGGCGTTGGCTTCCAGATCGTTCAGAGCCGCCCGATCACGACGCTGTTCCCCATCCCCATCCCCGAGACCGGCGACCAGGAGAATCACGTCTACGTCTCCGTCGGTCATCAGCAGATGATGACCGACCCCATGAAGCCGCTGGGATTCTCCATGTGGCAGCTGACGGCCATGGTGCCGATGCACGAGGCCGGCGGGAGGCTGTTCGTCGACGTCGCCCGGCGCCTGGCCTCGCCCGCGAGCCGCGCCGCCCTGCTGGACGTCATGGGGAGAGGCGATCCGCTGATCAGGGACGCTCTGGAGACCGTCCTCGGCCGTGACGATTTCGTCCCGTCGCTCCCGGACGCGGGTCCCGGCGGGCCGCCGGCCGGTGGTGCGTCCGCCCCCATCGAGACCGATCCGGCCATCGTCACCGAGCTGATCGAGCGCAGTCAGGTGTCCATCGCCGCCCTGGAGCGCGACATCCGGACGAAGACCGGACCGGCGCTGTTCGACTTCCTGCTGGAGGCCTTCGAGGAGCACAAGCGAGTCCTCAGTGATCCGCTGAGCATGCAGGCGATCATGGCGGGGATGGAGGCCACGTGGTGGCTCAACGACAAGCTGCAGGAGTGGCTGGGCGAGAAGAACGCGGCTGACACGCTCACGCTGTCCGCCCCCGACAACGTCACGTCGGAGATGGGACTGGCGCTGCTCGACGTCGCGGACGTGATCCGCCCGCTGTCGGAGGTGGTGACGTTCCTGCGGGCCGTCGAGGACGTCGGGTACGTCGGGTACGTCGAAAACACGGCCTTCCTGGACGAGCTGGCGAAGCTCCCGGGCGGGACCGAAGCGCGCGACGCCATCGAGACCTATCTCGACCGGTACGGCATGCGCTGCGTCGGCGAGATCGACATCACGAGACCACGTTGGCGCGAGCGCCCCACCACGCTCGTGCCCGTGATCCTCGACAACGTCAGGAACTTCGAGCCGGGCGCCGCCGAGCGGCGCTTCGAGCAAGGGCGGCAGAAGGCGCAGAAGAAGGAACAGGAGGTGCTGTCACGCTTGCGGGCCCTGCCGGACGGGGACCGGAAAGCCGACGAGGCCAAGCGGATGATCGACCGGGTCAGAACCTTCATCGGGTACCGGGAGTACCCGAAGTACGGCATCGTCAGCCGCTACTTCGTCTACAAGCAGGCCCTGCTGGAGGAGGCCGAGCGCCTCGTGCAGGCAGGCGTGCTTCCTGAGAAGGAGGACGTCTTCTACCTCACGTTCCAGGAGTTCCATGACGCCGTGCGCTCGAACCAGGTGGATGGCCGGCTCATCCAGCGGCGCAAGGAGGCGTTCCGGTCGTACCACGCGCTCACACCGCCCCGGGTGCTCACGTCCGAGGGCGAGGCCGTCACCGGGGCGTACCGGCGCGACGACGTGCCGGCCGGCGCCCTGGTCGGCCTGCCGGTTTCCGCCGGGACCATCGAGGGAAGGGCCCGCGTCATCCTTGACATGGCGGAGGCCGATCTCGAAGCGGGCGACATCCTGGTCACGCCCTTCACGGACCCCAGCTGGTCGCCGCTGTTCGTCGGAATCGCGGGCCTGGTGACGGAGGTGGGCGGCCTGATGACCCATGGCGCAGTGATCGCCCGGGAGTACGGCTTGCCGGCCATCGTGGGCGTGGAGCAGGCCACCCGGCTGATCCGGGACGGGCAGAGGATCCGCGTGCACGGAACCGACGGGTACGTCGAGATCCTGCCTTGA
- a CDS encoding cold-shock protein encodes MWSCKSQKCFGGVITSHPVHGTVQSWDNEEGWGVLVSPDIQGEIWAHFSAVYAKPGAFTSLDPGESVLFTWEEFPQDDYSYRAVHVRRPSDPETDWEPEQDDEDAADLQDICIELDPE; translated from the coding sequence GTGTGGTCTTGCAAGAGTCAGAAATGTTTTGGGGGAGTCATCACTAGTCATCCGGTTCACGGAACCGTCCAGTCGTGGGACAACGAGGAGGGATGGGGCGTCCTGGTCTCACCCGACATTCAGGGCGAGATCTGGGCCCACTTCTCCGCCGTATACGCGAAGCCAGGCGCGTTCACCTCCCTGGACCCCGGAGAGAGCGTCCTGTTCACCTGGGAGGAATTTCCGCAGGACGACTACTCCTACAGGGCAGTTCACGTACGCCGCCCCAGCGACCCGGAGACCGACTGGGAACCCGAGCAGGACGACGAAGACGCGGCCGACCTGCAAGACATCTGCATCGAACTCGACCCGGAGTGA
- a CDS encoding RICIN domain-containing protein has product MRTLMKSAVLAGVSVAMVGSAVSPASAAGSHGNIQLARTHGQSAKCWSMGGSQSEAATMTLRGCENGLPTQVFTFKKAAKGWYTVWNKRSGMCLFAAGHATGAKVKQGTRSECRHKYSSMQWKWSGGRFYNRASGKVITTTKSAGSRSPLSMAPASNGAAGRQKFARR; this is encoded by the coding sequence ATGCGCACGTTGATGAAGTCCGCGGTGCTGGCGGGGGTTTCGGTGGCGATGGTGGGGTCGGCGGTTTCTCCGGCGTCGGCCGCGGGCAGCCACGGCAACATCCAGCTCGCCAGGACCCACGGGCAGAGCGCGAAGTGCTGGTCGATGGGCGGCTCGCAGAGTGAAGCGGCAACGATGACGCTGCGCGGGTGCGAGAACGGGCTTCCCACGCAGGTGTTCACGTTCAAGAAGGCCGCCAAGGGCTGGTACACGGTATGGAACAAGCGCTCGGGGATGTGCCTCTTTGCGGCCGGTCATGCGACGGGCGCGAAGGTCAAGCAGGGCACGCGCAGCGAGTGCCGGCACAAGTACTCCTCGATGCAGTGGAAGTGGTCGGGGGGCCGGTTCTACAACCGGGCGTCGGGCAAGGTGATCACCACGACGAAGAGCGCGGGGTCACGGTCGCCACTGTCGATGGCGCCGGCGAGTAACGGCGCTGCGGGCCGGCAGAAGTTCGCCCGCCGCTGA
- a CDS encoding TNT domain-containing protein → MIRTVLAALGIAVATATAPTAAAAPQPQDRTRPTAAPGPAPCTGEYHGEARLGPQRLPKKWQAPVGPLLNGWKRTGALTPSAFLKKYWQGPTDSGSWKYPPNDGFAEVNGEIDKEPTKIRAGRRLDRFGSEYGSYLAPAGDRYAERALPPQNLNTRDAAAPCDYHVYKVTKPFWVWEGSIAPWFEQPGGGEQIKLDPTFLTPGEGQRLNVKWLLEHGYLASVQP, encoded by the coding sequence ATGATCCGCACGGTACTTGCCGCCCTCGGCATCGCCGTGGCCACGGCAACAGCCCCCACGGCAGCTGCCGCCCCACAGCCTCAGGACCGGACCCGCCCGACCGCCGCCCCCGGGCCCGCACCCTGCACCGGGGAGTACCACGGCGAGGCCCGGTTGGGCCCCCAGCGGCTGCCGAAGAAGTGGCAGGCACCCGTGGGCCCGCTCCTGAACGGGTGGAAGCGGACCGGGGCGCTGACGCCTTCGGCCTTCCTGAAGAAGTACTGGCAGGGGCCCACGGACAGCGGCAGCTGGAAGTACCCGCCCAACGACGGGTTCGCCGAGGTCAACGGCGAGATCGACAAGGAACCCACGAAGATCCGCGCGGGCCGGCGACTCGACCGCTTCGGCTCCGAATACGGCTCCTATCTGGCACCGGCCGGTGACCGGTACGCCGAGCGGGCGCTGCCCCCACAGAACCTCAACACGCGTGATGCGGCGGCGCCGTGCGACTACCACGTCTACAAGGTCACCAAGCCGTTCTGGGTGTGGGAGGGCAGCATTGCCCCCTGGTTCGAGCAACCGGGCGGCGGCGAACAGATCAAGCTCGACCCGACGTTCCTCACCCCGGGCGAAGGGCAGCGGCTCAATGTGAAGTGGCTGCTGGAGCACGGCTATCTCGCCTCCGTCCAGCCCTGA
- a CDS encoding phosphocholine-specific phospholipase C, translating to MPEFNRRRFLQVAGGTAGVAALSGSIMRAAGIPAAGRSGTIDDVEHIVVLMQENRSFDHYFGTLKGVRGFGDPRPLTLESGKSVWHQSGGGQEVLPYHPDADDLGMQFIAGLDHDWETGHQAWNKGKYDDWISAKTSGAMAHLTRDDIPFHYALADAFTVCDSYHCSFMGATDPNRYYLYTGHAGNDGKGGGPVLGNEEAGYDWTTYPERLEKAGVSWKIYQDTGDGLTKDGLWGALEDAYRGNYADNSLMFFNTFRNAEPGDPLYERACNGTNLKKGGRLLDDLRADVKDGKLPKISWIAAPEAFCEHPNWPANYGAWYISQVLDALTANPEVWSRTALFVTYDENDGYFDHVPPPYPPADSSWGASTVDAEPDLFPGDSSYSAGPYGLGMRVPTVVVSPWSTGGYVCSEVFDHTSIIRFMERRFGVHEPHISPWRRAICGDLTSAFDFSLKHTEHATLPSTDAYEPPDKERHSSYTHTPPANPALPKQEKGTKPTRPLPYTPLVTAAVQPSSGNITLAFTPGDDTGACFLVTSGNRQDGPWTYTAEAGKKISDTWSTGPSDGRYDLTVHGPNGYLRTYAGSTSTAAPEVTGHHDKNSGRIKLTLTNPGKTACHLTVTNAYGGRSSNLTIEAGGRQTRWVDLRHSKRWYDLRIRSGNDSTYLRRLAGHVETGEPGTSDPALRTA from the coding sequence ATGCCTGAATTCAACCGCCGACGCTTCCTCCAGGTAGCAGGCGGCACCGCCGGCGTCGCGGCGTTGTCCGGCAGCATCATGCGGGCCGCCGGCATCCCCGCCGCGGGCCGGTCGGGAACGATCGACGATGTCGAGCACATTGTTGTGCTGATGCAGGAGAACCGTTCCTTTGACCACTACTTCGGCACGCTCAAGGGCGTCCGGGGGTTCGGTGACCCGCGGCCGTTGACGCTGGAGAGCGGCAAGTCGGTATGGCATCAGTCCGGCGGCGGGCAGGAAGTCCTGCCCTACCACCCGGACGCCGACGACCTCGGTATGCAATTCATCGCCGGGCTGGACCACGACTGGGAGACCGGTCACCAGGCGTGGAACAAGGGCAAGTACGACGACTGGATATCCGCCAAGACCTCCGGGGCGATGGCTCACCTGACCAGGGACGACATACCGTTCCATTACGCCCTGGCCGACGCGTTCACCGTCTGCGACTCGTACCACTGCTCTTTCATGGGCGCGACCGACCCCAACCGCTATTACCTCTACACCGGACACGCTGGCAATGACGGAAAGGGCGGCGGCCCGGTCCTCGGGAACGAAGAGGCCGGATACGACTGGACCACCTATCCGGAGCGGCTGGAGAAGGCGGGTGTGTCATGGAAGATCTACCAGGACACCGGCGACGGGCTGACCAAGGACGGGCTCTGGGGCGCGCTGGAGGACGCTTACCGTGGCAACTACGCGGACAACTCGCTGATGTTCTTCAACACGTTCCGCAACGCCGAGCCCGGTGATCCCCTCTACGAAAGGGCGTGCAACGGAACGAATCTCAAAAAGGGCGGCCGTCTTCTTGATGACCTTCGAGCGGACGTCAAGGACGGGAAGCTGCCGAAGATATCCTGGATCGCCGCTCCGGAAGCGTTCTGCGAACACCCCAACTGGCCCGCCAATTACGGTGCTTGGTACATCTCCCAGGTCCTTGATGCGCTGACGGCCAACCCCGAGGTATGGAGCAGGACCGCCCTGTTCGTCACCTATGACGAGAACGACGGCTACTTCGACCACGTACCCCCGCCCTACCCGCCGGCCGACTCCTCCTGGGGAGCGTCCACCGTCGACGCCGAGCCCGACCTCTTCCCCGGCGACAGCAGCTACAGCGCCGGCCCCTACGGCCTGGGCATGCGCGTCCCCACGGTCGTGGTCTCCCCGTGGTCCACCGGCGGCTACGTCTGCTCCGAGGTCTTCGACCACACGTCCATCATCCGGTTCATGGAACGCCGCTTCGGCGTCCACGAACCGCACATCTCGCCCTGGCGACGCGCCATCTGCGGCGATCTCACCTCCGCCTTCGACTTCAGCCTCAAACACACCGAGCATGCGACGCTGCCCAGCACCGACGCCTATGAGCCCCCCGACAAGGAACGGCACAGCAGCTACACCCACACACCACCGGCCAACCCCGCCCTGCCCAAACAGGAAAAGGGCACCAAGCCCACCCGGCCCCTCCCCTACACCCCCCTCGTCACGGCGGCCGTCCAACCCTCCAGCGGGAACATCACACTCGCCTTCACCCCGGGCGACGACACCGGAGCCTGCTTCCTCGTCACCTCCGGAAACCGCCAGGACGGACCCTGGACGTACACCGCCGAGGCCGGAAAAAAGATCTCCGACACCTGGAGCACCGGCCCCTCCGACGGCCGGTACGACCTGACCGTGCACGGCCCGAACGGCTACCTGCGCACCTACGCAGGCTCCACCTCGACCGCGGCCCCGGAAGTCACCGGCCACCACGACAAGAACAGTGGCCGCATCAAACTCACCCTCACCAATCCCGGCAAAACCGCCTGCCACCTCACCGTCACCAACGCCTACGGGGGCAGGAGCAGCAACCTCACCATCGAGGCCGGCGGTCGACAGACGCGCTGGGTCGATCTGCGGCACAGCAAGCGTTGGTACGACCTGCGCATCCGGTCCGGCAACGACAGCACCTACCTGCGCAGGCTGGCCGGACATGTCGAGACGGGCGAGCCCGGCACCAGCGACCCCGCACTCCGCACCGCCTGA
- a CDS encoding SCO3870 family protein, with product MTQPPFATLSTALAALGIALGVFAVQLRADGYEQYVESVATASVVMLITASLTVVTWVRHRRQLNSD from the coding sequence ATGACACAGCCTCCCTTCGCAACCCTGTCCACCGCGCTTGCGGCGCTAGGAATAGCCCTGGGCGTCTTCGCGGTCCAGTTGCGCGCAGACGGTTACGAGCAGTACGTCGAGTCCGTGGCCACCGCCAGTGTCGTGATGTTGATTACCGCGAGCCTGACGGTTGTGACATGGGTCCGCCACCGCCGCCAGCTGAACTCGGACTGA
- a CDS encoding class I SAM-dependent methyltransferase — MDTYLRSWTGHRPITSPFARPSGTRGRLAGRFMRWTNKQDDVLDTLDVQPGDRILEVGYGPGELVRLLVARTGATVIRGVDPSPEMRHAAARANRGAVRTGRVALDIGTADHTGLADQSMDRVVSVNNVGLWPDLEAGLRELHRVVRPGGTAVIAWHGGVAPGPITRRLRLPDDKLDRIESALRKLFTDVARRDARSLVIYKAVR, encoded by the coding sequence ATGGACACATATCTGCGTTCGTGGACCGGGCACCGGCCCATCACCTCGCCGTTCGCGCGCCCGAGCGGCACGCGCGGGCGCCTCGCCGGACGGTTCATGCGGTGGACCAACAAACAGGACGATGTGCTCGACACCCTGGACGTCCAGCCGGGAGACCGGATCCTGGAGGTGGGGTACGGCCCCGGTGAGCTGGTGCGGCTGCTGGTCGCCCGGACCGGGGCCACCGTCATCCGGGGAGTGGACCCCTCGCCCGAGATGCGCCATGCCGCCGCCAGGGCCAACCGCGGTGCGGTCCGCACCGGCCGGGTCGCGCTGGACATCGGAACGGCGGACCACACCGGCCTCGCCGATCAGAGCATGGACCGTGTCGTGTCGGTCAACAACGTGGGCCTCTGGCCCGACCTGGAAGCCGGGCTACGCGAGCTGCACCGCGTCGTACGCCCCGGAGGCACGGCGGTGATCGCATGGCACGGCGGTGTGGCCCCGGGGCCCATCACGCGGCGGCTGCGTCTCCCCGACGACAAGCTCGACCGCATCGAGAGCGCCCTGCGCAAGCTCTTCACCGACGTGGCCCGTCGCGACGCGCGGAGCCTCGTCATCTACAAGGCCGTGCGGTGA
- a CDS encoding TetR/AcrR family transcriptional regulator, whose translation MQEKKDAPLRSDAQRNRERILEVALAELTQSADAPLSAIARKACVGQGTFYRHFPNRESLVLEVYRYEVQQVADTAAQLLETRAPDQALREWMDRLAQYAMAKAGLADAMRRATSKQNALAGLGHGPVTSAVTLLLTANEEAGTIRAGVAPDDFLLAIAGLWQIDPHGDWQSRAGRLLDLVMDGLRAGAPGA comes from the coding sequence GTGCAGGAGAAGAAGGACGCGCCGCTGCGCTCGGACGCGCAACGGAATCGCGAGCGCATCCTGGAAGTGGCGCTGGCGGAGCTGACACAGTCGGCCGACGCCCCGCTGAGCGCGATCGCAAGGAAGGCATGCGTCGGGCAGGGGACCTTCTACCGCCACTTCCCCAACCGCGAGTCACTGGTCCTGGAGGTCTACCGCTACGAGGTCCAGCAGGTCGCCGACACCGCCGCCCAGCTGCTGGAGACCCGCGCTCCCGACCAGGCCCTGCGGGAGTGGATGGACCGCCTCGCCCAGTACGCCATGGCCAAGGCCGGCCTGGCCGACGCGATGCGCAGGGCGACCAGCAAGCAGAACGCCCTGGCCGGCCTGGGGCACGGCCCCGTCACCTCGGCCGTCACCCTCCTGCTGACGGCGAACGAGGAAGCCGGCACCATCCGCGCAGGGGTGGCCCCCGACGACTTCTTGCTCGCCATCGCCGGCCTCTGGCAGATCGATCCCCACGGTGACTGGCAGTCGCGCGCCGGACGCCTCCTGGACCTCGTCATGGACGGGCTGCGCGCCGGCGCCCCCGGGGCGTGA